A segment of the Lepus europaeus isolate LE1 chromosome X, mLepTim1.pri, whole genome shotgun sequence genome:
aagatacagcattgaaaaagaattacagaccaatatccctgatgaacatagatgcaaaaatcctcaataaaattctggccaatagaatgcaacaacatgtCAGAAAgaccatccacccagaccaagtgggatttatccctggtatgcagggatggttcaacgttcgcaaaacaatcaacatgataaaCCACATtagcagactgcagaagaaaagccatatgattctctcaataaacgcagaaaaagcatttgataaaatacaacaccctttcatgatgaaaactctaagcaaactgggtatggaaggaacattcctcaatacaatcaagcaatttatgaaaaacccacggccagcattctattgaatggggaaaagttggaagcatttccgctgagatctggtaccagacagggatgcccactctcaccacagccattcaatatagttctggaagttttagccagagctattaggcaagaaaaagaaattaaagggatacaaattgggaaggaagaactcaaactatccctttttgcagatgatatgattctgtaggagacccaaagaactctactaagagactatcagAACTCATAGACgagttatatttttaacttttgagaAACTTTCATACTGCTTTCCTGATGACAATACTAATTTATGTTCCTACTAATAATATGTAAtggttctcttttctccatgtccttgccaacacttgataTCTTTCATATTTATGATCTATTTCTTCCTATTCTTACAAATGTGAAGTGTCAATTCATGATGCTTTTAAGtttatttccctgatgattagggatattgagcattttttcatgtaactgtcagccatttgtatgtcttctttagaGACATGCGTCGTTAGGTGCTTTGCTGATTTTTTAGTTGGGTTATTTGTTCTCTTACTATTAAGTTGGTTGAGTTTCCTATATATTTTGGACAGTAACACATTATCAGATGTAGTGTTTGCGAACATTCTCTCTttaggttgtctcttcattcttgcttttttcctttcctgtttaaAAGCTTTTAAGTTTCGGCTGGTgccagggctcaataggctaatcctctgcctgtggcaccagcacacggggttctagtcccggtcagggtgccggattctgtcctggttgctcttcttccaatccagctctctgctgtggcccgggaaggcagtggaggatggcccaagttcttgggccctgcacccacatgggagaccaggagaagcacctggctcctggctttgtatcagcgcagtgcgctggccacagcagccattgggggggggggggtgaaccaatggaaaaggaagacctttctctctgtctctctctctcactgtccactctgcctgtcaaaaataaataaataaataaataataaaagcttttaaGTTTCATGTAAtcacttttcttttgcttttgttgcctgtacttttgGGGACATATCCAAAAATTCAGTCCCTGAACCAGTGTCCTGGAACATTTCCCATACATTTTCCTCTAGTGTTTTTACACTTTTGGGTCTTATGTTTAAGTGTTaatcaattttgagttgatttttgtgtgtggtgtgagaCAATGATCTAAATTCATTCTTTTCCATGTAGATACCTACCTAGTTTACTCAACACCACTTTCTGAAGACATTGTCCTGTTCCCATTATATATTCTTGGtagctttgtcaaaaataaattgacCATAAATGCATCCCAATTATGTATTCTTTTCAGCTTCGTCACAGATAAGTTGACTATAAATACATGGACTTATTTATGatttctctattctattccattggactatgtgtccatttttttaaaagatttatttatttgaaagtcagaattactaagggggggagtgagggagggagggagagggagggggagagagagagagagagagagagagagagagagagagaggtcttccatccacttactcattccccaaatggccgcaaccaatccaaagccagagccaggagcttcccccgttccccatgtgggtgcaggggcccaagaacctgggccatcctccactgccttcccaggccatagcagagagctggatcggaagtggagcagccaggactcgaacgagcacccacatgggatgctggcatggcaggcgctGGCCCCTGAGTCTGGCTTTTTCTTTTGTAGCATTTAATACAATTGTAAGTAATAGTAGTAATTGAATTAAGTAGTAGTCTCTTCCataggattgaaagttctatGAGATAAGGATTGCTTCTCTTGTTACCACTGCACTACTAGGGCCCAATACCTTCTGCACAGTAAACAGGTATTCAATACTCTTTCAGGTGTTTTAATCCACCATTTCTTATATTCTCAGAGGAGTAGGCGGAGAGGCAGAGTTTGTGGGCTTGCAGGTGGAGACAGTGGCTGAATGGCCAGAGAGGAAAGAAGTCTGGGTAACGTtggtggggaggcaggaagagtgAGGAGGAATCTCTGACACTCAAGGAGGCTTCCCTCTACTCCCGCCCCAAACAAGTCATCAGACAGTAATTTATACATCCATTTCATTAGTTAGGTGAACATGAGATTGTAAAACCAACACCGAGTAATTCTGCAGAATTAGAGTGCTTCCCTGGGTCAGACGTGGGCATGGAGGGGACCGTGTTCCTCCAGCTAAGCTTCGTGGGGAACGAGGCATCGCGTGCAGACACACACGCTCTCCTCTCTGTCGCTGAGCAGCTCTCTCTCCAAGGCCAGTACTACTACTTCTTTGtggctctcttcccttctcctttcctgGGTTTCCCCTTCCCACGAAGCTTCTTCAGATGTACTTGCTCCTCCTTAAAATCTTGGTGCTCATCTCTGTAGAGGCCATGAAAATGGAGGATCCCCATGAGTGCAAAGTACGTGTTGTGATTGGGATACCAGTCGTAAGTCTCCTTCctcttggccatctgctgctcacTGAACAGTTTCACCACTTTCATAGACTTGGAGTCAGTGGGCCTGGCAACTTCTCCAAACAGCCGGGCACTCAGCCGAGTCATGCGCAAGGCATATTCTGAAAGCGAAGACATTTCTTGGGCAGCAAGGAGCAAGAGTATCTGGACCTAACCTTCCTCACCCACGTGCCGCGGCccgagggcccgcccctggaAGGCCCGCCCCCACCCATGTGTCCATTTTTATGCCAGGTTCATaatgttttgattactgtagctttgtagagGATTTTGAAAACAATTAATCTGATGCCTCATGCTTTAGCTCCATAAGAACTGTAGgattggccggcgctgtagcttaacaggctaatcctccgccttgcagcgttggcacaccgggttctagtcccggttggggtgccggattctgtcccggttgctcctcttccaggccagatctctgctgtggccagggagtgcagtggaggatggcccaagtccttgggccctgcaccccatgggagaccaggagaagcacctggctcctggcttcagatcagcgagatgcgccgtccgcagcggccattggagggtgaaccaacggcaaaggaagacctgtctctctgtctctctctctctcactatccactctgtcaaaaaaaatgaactgtaggattttttttcttttttactatttctATGAAAAAATGTAATTGGAATTGAATCTATAGGTCACTTCGGATGGTATGGGCATttcaacaatattaattcttccaatctatgaatatgatatcttcccatttatttgtgtcttatttttgtttgttttttttttgttttttggtttttttttcactttatctttttaatttttattttttttaacttttatttaatgaatataaatttccagtgtacagcttatggattacaatggcttccccctcccataacttccctcccacccacaaccctcccctctcccgctccctcttcccttccattcacatcaagatttcattttcagttctctttatatacagaagatcaatttagtataaagattttaatagtttgcacctacatagaaacacaaagtaaaacatactgttggagtactagttatagcattaaatcaaaatgtacagcacattaaggacagagatcccacatgaggagcaagtgcacagtggctcctgttgttgacccaacaaattgacactctagtttatggtgccagtaaccaccctaggctctcgtcatgagttgccaaggctatggaagccttccaagtttgccaactctgatcatatttagacaaggtcataaaagacagggtgaggatagtaacaaatgatcctaagagtggcatttaccaggtttgaacaattatacagcattaagtggggaagaggaccatcagtacacacaggttgggagtagagccattggtggtagagtagaggttatgattacaaaggaatgaggcccaagtgcactagacagggtctagaacaaaggacagagtcattattagaggagctaagaaaggtgctgtctaagctacaattaagttttctgattgagaggcaaatagaacctgacaggaGGGGCTTgttaataatctggtgggctttaggccttgtaagttaagaggcccagacctatctatctcttcacatggggtatatcctaagggaggtgtgaacctcctaggggaaggcactctgttgaccttcattacttggctggcctgggaggagagctggccaggtaaaggcaggtggcatctctaacaagaaatttacagttctgcctgcaatgttgctgaccgtacttggccgtcccctcagctgcagtggtcactttggaagttgtgctgagtgaagggcttttcagcttagagccaataagatctgtggctctgacctgggcatccttcgactccagggcaggtccatttccagtgatccaactcttggcagagctgccagggctcttcacaagctgacttctgctgaagcccaggcttaccacattgaaagccactgcagtggcctggcctgctgggtctccttgagggcagatcactgtacagatcagccattaataggcctgccacccattgcttctgatgcctagctttcttttcctcctggtttgtgttcaagcagaccagaggatgcaagtcaagggagtgcccatgtcccatctctaaccttcggtggcctgaactacaagtctatagtcacaggcatgttctgtagtagtttttctaaggtagacaatgcccatgaggaaaattatattctcacttaaaaactttctttccctttggtctgagaggttttttctacttactgtatactttgctgatggcgaagtaaatctagctatgagattattatttaagttcttattttggctatgctattacagaaaaatgttagccatcttttttatgaggtctaaagattaaattgtgcatcttacagattccttcataatagaattagtttcctaccttgaggagaatagagaaatgaaagaacaagttggggttagaatagagaaatgagggagcaagtcctagatcgcttgctgacaatagcaatatcacatgaatacttagcaaacagtttcaaccattagataacaacttaagaaaacatttaccagaaggtccaatgccttctataatttttaaggatcatgtatttgaaaacacctcttaaatatctaacatggtgtagattgtttaaccagtaaactgaagcacaaccatataaaatgtttttagtttctttctaccaacaagtttaaaacatatgatacacagattcaggtcacacaaattaaaatgtatctttgattgattttagcagcttaaatttatggacaatcttatctatattctactaacaagtttaaaacatgatacagagattcaggtcacacaaattaaatttatctttgattgattttagcagcttaaatttatggacaatctaatcttaagccaattaaaataaaactcttaataaaattttcccatgtggacatacaatatatacacacatataacatggcataatagtccaatatagcaattttaataatagcttttaaaatctttaactctttttgtagatggccaattgatttgaattgctttttgtttttagtaacctcagttaaccatactttctctcagttggtactgtcaatacattattggcttcatctgtttacagatccatcccaaagtactgaatacaatagaagtggctggaaaaagtccataggaacctataggaggacagctaaacacagaaccaacaacgctttagttttatgagcagcaaatcatatataactgtggatgacaaaagactttaagtcgccatgtttaaaattataaactcatcaaccaacaagaggcacttgcttacttcacagtatttttgaaagcacctgtaggattttacaagtatttaaccctttaggcatctgaggctttctcattaagataactatcatgtctagtaacacaagatcattagactttttaattctcaatcatttgtattaaatagcattttccattatagaaacttaaaatttggtaccatgtcacatcttgacagtaattctactataatccaaatagcctgattagttggtgtctctataagatgagagacataggtccttcattTTTTCCGTTGGGCcgaaactggaaaaaccaaagtccaagat
Coding sequences within it:
- the LOC133753504 gene encoding small ribosomal subunit protein mS33-like, whose protein sequence is MSSLSEYALRMTRLSARLFGEVARPTDSKSMKVVKLFSEQQMAKRKETYDWYPNHNTYFALMGILHFHGLYRDEHQDFKEEQVHLKKLRGKGKPRKGEGKRATKK